DNA from Rubripirellula lacrimiformis:
CTGGATCAGGTACCGCTTGATCTCGCCTTCGCGAATCTCTTTGGCAATTCCCGATGCCAATCCCGGCATGCTGGAAAACGCTCGTGCGATCATGGTCAGCAGATAGTAGGCGACGATTTCACGGAATCCAAATCCGCCTATCTCGGCCGCGTTTTCGCCTTCGGCTTCGCCGATCGAATCGAACACCGCGTACCACAGGAAAATTTGTGTGATGATCGGCAGGAACCGCATCAGGGTGCCCAACGCGAAATCGCCCCGGTACACCAGACGTTCGCCCAGCGCCGTCGCCAGAATGGTCTTCCACATCGATAGACGCTGGCGCAGCCCAAATCGAAACGGCAGTGGTGTGGTGACGGTCGATGGCGAGTTCACGGTCAACTGGCTCTCTTCGGAAGCGAACTGAGGCTTTGGTGATACTCGCTAAGTCTGTTTTTGGCGAGGGCACCGGTAAACACGTCTGCCGGGTGGTCGCCGGCGGCGGAGGGCGTCCAGGCGAGGGATAGGCAAGGCAAACCAGATGCTGGCAATGTATACTCTTCGATCGATTGCCCGCCCTGCCCTGCCCCGAATCTCCCCCAGGTACCCCCATGATTTCGATGATCCGTTCCGGCGCCAGCCTTTTTTGCTTGGCTTTGTTGCTGACCCCCGCATTGGCTAGCGATCCGACGACGATGCGGTTGTGGGAAAACGGTGCGCCGGGCGTCACGGCCCAGGCCGATGGCGATACCCCCGAATTGATCGTGACCCGTGTCGATTCGGACAAGCCAACAGCCGGTGTCATCATTTTGCCAGGCGGTGGATACGGCGGTCACGCGATCGATCACGAGGGGCATCAGTTTGCCGAATGGTTCCAATCAATGGGTGTGACGTCGGCGATTTGCACCTATCGCCTGCGTGGCAAAGGGAACGATGGGAAAGGCTATGGCCACCCGGTCCCCATGATGGACGCCCAGCGTGCGATCCAGACGATGCGGGCGATGGCCAAGCAGTGGAATGTCGATCCCAACCGAATCGGCGTGATTGGTTTCTCGGCCGGTGGTCACCTCTGTTCGACCGTGTCGACCAAA
Protein-coding regions in this window:
- a CDS encoding alpha/beta hydrolase, with translation MISMIRSGASLFCLALLLTPALASDPTTMRLWENGAPGVTAQADGDTPELIVTRVDSDKPTAGVIILPGGGYGGHAIDHEGHQFAEWFQSMGVTSAICTYRLRGKGNDGKGYGHPVPMMDAQRAIQTMRAMAKQWNVDPNRIGVIGFSAGGHLCSTVSTKFHDADPDAVDPIDRVSSRPDFSILCYPVITMDSSFTHAGSRRNLLGSDPEPALVELMSNEKQITDNTPPTFLFHTVADQAVPVRNSLAYFNACVDAGVVCEMHVFPNGRHGLGLAKGVPGASQWPALCETWLRQLGMVTK